The following coding sequences are from one Streptomyces dengpaensis window:
- a CDS encoding bacterial proteasome activator family protein — protein sequence MEMPRNERSPENPQILVVGQDGMALGGTGDEDSREVPVTEMVEQPAKVMRIGSMIKQLLEEVRAAPLDEASRVRLKEIHASSVKELEDGLAPELVEELERLSLPFTDEATPSDAELRIAQAQLVGWLEGLFHGIQTTLFAQQMAARAQLEQMRRALPPGVGGIDGDEDHRTAGRSGGPYL from the coding sequence ATGGAGATGCCGAGGAACGAAAGGTCGCCGGAGAACCCACAGATCCTGGTCGTAGGCCAGGACGGAATGGCTCTCGGCGGCACCGGAGACGAGGACTCCCGCGAGGTCCCGGTGACGGAGATGGTGGAACAGCCCGCCAAGGTGATGCGCATCGGCAGCATGATCAAGCAGCTGCTCGAGGAGGTGCGCGCCGCACCTCTGGACGAGGCCAGCCGGGTCCGGCTCAAGGAGATCCACGCGAGCTCCGTGAAGGAACTGGAGGACGGCCTGGCGCCCGAGCTCGTCGAGGAACTGGAGCGGCTCTCTCTGCCCTTCACGGACGAGGCGACACCCAGCGACGCCGAACTGCGGATCGCGCAGGCCCAGTTGGTGGGCTGGCTCGAGGGGCTGTTCCACGGGATCCAGACGACCCTGTTCGCCCAGCAGATGGCGGCCAGGGCCCAGCTGGAGCAGATGCGCCGAGCCCTCCCGCCGGGTGTCGGCGGCATTGACGGTGACGAAGATCACCGCACCGCGGGCCGCTCTGGCGGGCCGTACCTGTAG
- a CDS encoding NAD(P)H-quinone oxidoreductase, with protein sequence MHAITIPEPGGPEALVWSEVPDPVPAEGEVLVEVVASAVNRADLLQRQGFYNPPPGASPYPGLECSGRIVALGPGVSGWAVGDEVCALLAGGGYAEKVAVPAGQLLPVPAGLDLRQAAALPEVTCTVWSNVFMVSHLRPGETLLVHGGSSGIGTMAIQLAKAVGAKVAVTAGTKEKLDFCAELGADILINYREQDFVEEIKRATDGHGADVILDNMGAKYLDRNVQALAVNGRLAIIGMQGGIKGELNIAALLNKRAAISATSLRARPLGEKAAIVAAVREHVWPLIDSGHVRPVVDRELPMSDAAAAHQVLEESGHIGKVLLVTP encoded by the coding sequence ATGCATGCGATCACGATTCCCGAACCTGGTGGGCCCGAGGCGCTGGTGTGGAGCGAGGTCCCGGATCCCGTGCCCGCCGAGGGCGAAGTGCTGGTCGAGGTGGTGGCCAGTGCCGTCAACCGCGCCGATCTGCTGCAGCGGCAGGGCTTCTACAACCCGCCGCCCGGCGCGTCCCCGTACCCCGGCCTCGAATGCTCGGGGCGCATCGTCGCGCTCGGCCCCGGTGTCTCCGGCTGGGCGGTCGGCGACGAGGTGTGCGCGCTGCTCGCGGGCGGTGGGTACGCCGAGAAGGTCGCCGTTCCGGCCGGGCAGCTGCTGCCCGTGCCCGCGGGCCTGGACCTCCGTCAGGCGGCCGCGCTGCCCGAGGTGACCTGCACCGTCTGGTCGAACGTCTTCATGGTGTCCCATCTGCGCCCCGGCGAGACCCTGCTCGTGCACGGCGGATCCAGCGGCATCGGCACCATGGCGATCCAACTGGCGAAGGCCGTCGGCGCGAAGGTCGCGGTCACGGCGGGCACCAAGGAGAAGCTCGACTTCTGCGCCGAGCTGGGCGCGGACATCCTGATCAACTACCGCGAACAGGACTTCGTCGAGGAGATCAAGCGGGCCACGGACGGTCACGGGGCCGACGTCATCCTCGACAACATGGGCGCCAAGTACCTGGACCGGAACGTACAGGCCCTCGCCGTCAACGGGCGGCTCGCGATCATTGGTATGCAGGGTGGAATCAAGGGTGAGCTGAACATCGCCGCCCTCCTCAACAAGCGCGCCGCCATCAGCGCGACCTCGCTGCGGGCCCGCCCGCTCGGCGAGAAGGCGGCGATCGTCGCGGCCGTACGCGAGCACGTGTGGCCGCTGATCGACTCCGGTCACGTACGGCCGGTCGTGGACCGCGAGCTGCCGATGAGCGACGCGGCGGCGGCACACCAGGTGCTGGAGGAGAGCGGCCACATCGGCAAGGTGCTGCTCGTCACTCCCTAG
- a CDS encoding ATP-binding cassette domain-containing protein, with protein MSQQTSGLAIETAGLVKTFGDTRAVDGVDLAVPAGTVYGVLGPNGAGKTTTVRMLATLLRPDGGQAHVFGHDVVREADEVRYRVSLTGQYASVDEDLTGFENLVLLGRLLGHHKKAARERAAQLLEAFGLTDAADKQVKNYSGGMRRRIDISASILNTPQLLFLDEPTTGLDPRSRNQVWDIVRAVVAQGTTVLLTTQYLDEADQLASRIAVIDKGKVIAEGTKGELKASVGAGSVHLRLRDPAQRPQAEEVLRLALDADVQLEPDPVALTARVGAGTVNGQGAAEKAARALAELARGGITVDNFSLGQPSLDEVFLALTGHDTGVHDDPKADGLKAHDDAKDGAAA; from the coding sequence ATGAGCCAGCAGACCTCCGGCCTGGCCATCGAGACCGCGGGCCTGGTGAAGACGTTCGGCGACACCAGGGCCGTGGACGGCGTCGACCTCGCCGTCCCCGCCGGCACGGTCTACGGCGTCCTCGGTCCGAACGGCGCCGGAAAAACCACCACCGTCAGGATGCTCGCCACCCTGCTGCGGCCCGACGGCGGCCAGGCCCACGTCTTCGGGCACGATGTCGTACGCGAGGCCGACGAGGTGCGCTACCGGGTGAGCCTCACCGGCCAGTACGCGTCCGTGGACGAGGACCTCACCGGCTTCGAGAACCTGGTCCTGCTCGGCCGGCTCCTCGGGCACCACAAGAAGGCCGCGCGGGAGCGGGCCGCGCAGCTCCTGGAGGCCTTCGGGCTGACGGACGCGGCCGACAAGCAGGTCAAGAACTACTCGGGCGGCATGCGACGCCGCATCGACATCTCCGCGTCCATCCTCAACACCCCCCAGCTGCTGTTCCTCGACGAGCCGACGACCGGGCTCGATCCGCGCAGCCGCAACCAGGTCTGGGACATCGTGCGCGCGGTGGTCGCCCAGGGCACGACCGTGCTGCTGACCACGCAGTACCTGGACGAGGCCGACCAGCTGGCCTCCCGGATCGCCGTCATCGACAAGGGCAAGGTGATCGCGGAAGGCACCAAGGGCGAACTGAAGGCGTCCGTCGGCGCCGGATCCGTACACCTGCGCCTGCGCGATCCCGCACAGCGTCCGCAGGCCGAGGAGGTGCTGCGGCTGGCCCTGGACGCGGACGTTCAGCTGGAGCCGGATCCGGTGGCGCTGACCGCACGCGTCGGCGCGGGGACCGTCAATGGGCAGGGGGCTGCCGAGAAGGCGGCCCGCGCACTCGCCGAGCTGGCCCGCGGCGGCATCACCGTCGACAACTTCTCACTGGGCCAGCCCAGTCTGGACGAGGTCTTCCTCGCCCTCACCGGCCATGACACAGGGGTCCACGACGATCCGAAGGCCGACGGCCTCAAGGCTCACGACGACGCGAAGGACGGGGCAGCCGCATGA
- a CDS encoding ABC transporter permease — translation MSTATTTETKELAPVSADSLAALLIAGERPPRPSALSASLTFGWRAILKIKHVPEQLFDVTAFPIMMVLMYTYLFGGALAGSPEKYIQFLLPGILVMSVVMITMYTGVSVNTDIEKGVFDRFRTLPIWRPSTMVGYLLGDALRYTIASVVMLTVGMILGYRPDGGFGGVVAGIALLVAFSFAFSWIWTMFGLMLRTEKSVMGVSMMVIFPLTFLSNVFVDPSTMPGWLQAFVNNSPITHLSSAVRGLMAGSWPADEIAWSLGWAGLFVLVFGPITMRLYNRK, via the coding sequence ATGAGCACCGCGACCACCACCGAGACCAAGGAACTCGCCCCCGTCAGCGCCGACTCGCTCGCCGCGCTGCTCATCGCCGGGGAGCGGCCGCCGCGGCCCAGTGCCCTGTCGGCCTCCCTCACCTTCGGCTGGCGCGCGATCCTCAAGATCAAGCACGTGCCGGAGCAGCTCTTCGACGTCACCGCTTTCCCGATCATGATGGTGCTGATGTACACGTACCTGTTCGGGGGCGCCCTGGCCGGCTCCCCGGAGAAGTACATCCAGTTCCTGCTGCCGGGCATCCTGGTGATGTCGGTCGTGATGATCACGATGTACACCGGGGTCTCGGTCAACACGGACATCGAGAAGGGCGTCTTCGACCGGTTCCGCACCCTGCCCATCTGGCGGCCCTCGACGATGGTCGGCTATCTGCTCGGCGACGCCCTGCGCTACACCATCGCGTCCGTCGTGATGCTCACCGTCGGCATGATCCTCGGCTATCGCCCGGACGGCGGGTTCGGCGGCGTGGTCGCGGGGATCGCGCTGCTGGTCGCCTTCTCGTTCGCGTTCTCGTGGATCTGGACGATGTTCGGGCTGATGCTGCGCACCGAGAAGTCGGTGATGGGCGTCAGCATGATGGTGATCTTCCCGCTGACCTTCCTGTCGAACGTCTTCGTCGACCCGAGCACCATGCCGGGCTGGCTCCAGGCCTTCGTCAACAACAGCCCCATCACTCACCTGTCCTCGGCCGTGCGCGGGCTGATGGCGGGCAGCTGGCCGGCCGACGAGATCGCCTGGTCGCTGGGCTGGGCCGGCCTGTTCGTGCTGGTCTTCGGGCCGATCACGATGCGGCTGTACAACCGCAAGTAG
- a CDS encoding potassium channel family protein: MKLSGHDAIARQADEHLVTHRVQLPRKVVERPIRRAGKRLAMALLVLFATALIVWADRDGYSDNSDGAVDLLDAFYYATVTLSTTGYGDITPVSDAARLTNIFVITPLRVLFLIILVGTTLEVLTERSREEWRLNRWRAALRDHTVVVGFGTKGRSAIETVCGAGLKKDQVVIVDPSSKVVDAATAEGYAGVVGDGTRSDVLVRAEVGRARQIIIATQRDDTAVLVTLTARQLNRAAKIVAAVREEENAPLLQQSGADAVITSSSAAGRLLGLSVLSPAAGMVMENLIQQGSGLDIAERPVIKAEVGKTPRETDDLVISVVRGHRVLGYDDPAVGTLELTDRLITIVRATPSAHVAPDVRPLRQD; encoded by the coding sequence GTGAAACTTTCGGGCCATGACGCGATAGCCCGCCAAGCGGACGAGCATCTCGTGACCCACCGGGTGCAACTCCCTAGAAAGGTCGTGGAGCGCCCGATCCGTCGGGCCGGGAAGCGGTTGGCGATGGCGCTGTTGGTGCTCTTCGCCACCGCCCTCATCGTCTGGGCCGACCGCGACGGCTACAGCGACAACTCGGACGGCGCCGTCGACCTGCTCGACGCCTTCTACTACGCCACCGTCACCCTCTCCACCACCGGATACGGCGACATCACCCCGGTCAGCGACGCCGCCCGGCTCACCAACATCTTTGTCATCACGCCGCTGCGCGTGCTGTTCCTGATCATCCTGGTCGGCACCACGCTCGAGGTCCTCACGGAACGCAGCCGGGAGGAATGGCGGCTCAACCGCTGGAGGGCGGCCTTGAGAGATCACACCGTTGTCGTGGGGTTCGGGACCAAGGGGCGGTCGGCGATCGAGACCGTCTGCGGGGCCGGGCTGAAGAAGGACCAGGTCGTGATCGTCGACCCCAGTTCCAAGGTCGTCGACGCGGCGACGGCCGAGGGGTATGCGGGGGTCGTCGGGGACGGGACGCGCAGCGATGTGCTGGTGCGCGCGGAGGTGGGCAGGGCACGGCAGATCATCATCGCCACACAGCGCGACGACACCGCCGTGCTGGTCACGCTGACCGCCCGGCAGCTCAACCGTGCGGCGAAGATCGTCGCCGCCGTACGGGAGGAGGAGAACGCCCCGCTGCTGCAGCAGTCCGGCGCCGACGCCGTCATCACCAGCTCCAGCGCGGCCGGGCGACTGCTCGGCCTCTCGGTGCTCAGCCCCGCCGCGGGGATGGTCATGGAGAACCTCATCCAGCAGGGCAGCGGGCTCGACATCGCCGAACGGCCGGTCATCAAGGCCGAGGTGGGCAAGACACCGCGCGAGACCGACGACCTGGTCATCAGCGTCGTACGCGGGCACCGGGTGCTCGGCTACGACGATCCGGCCGTCGGGACACTCGAGTTGACGGACCGGCTGATCACGATCGTACGGGCGACGCCGAGCGCGCACGTGGCGCCCGACGTCCGGCCCTTGCGCCAGGATTGA
- a CDS encoding molybdopterin molybdotransferase MoeA, with protein sequence MTAARSTRDDAEDFDVEEVLALVKEDGANPETRSVPAPAPEGEQHGRRAAHAHHQATPWPEARVVAERAARSVPRRAPVSVPLDASLGLVLAAPLTALTDLPSFDTSAMDGWAVAGPGPWEVREDGVLAGHAEPDPLADGEAVRIATGARIPQDVTAVLRTEHGRTDDKGRLHATREVVHGQDIRPRGQECRGGDQLLPVGALVTPAVLGLAAAAGYDTLVAVPRPRAEVFVLGDELLTEGLPQDGLIRDALGPMLPPWLRALGAEVVAVRRLGDDAKALHKAISGSDADLIVTTGGTAAGPVDHVHPTLRRIGAELLVDGVQVRPGHPMLLARTKENQHLVGLPGNPLAAVSGLLTLAEPLVRVLARRAAPEPYALPLKDAVHGHPYDTRLVPVVLRADEAVPLHYNGPAMLRGVAASDALAVVPPGGARAGQELELLDVPWATAGIDVCFT encoded by the coding sequence ATGACCGCCGCCCGCTCCACCCGGGACGATGCCGAGGACTTCGACGTCGAGGAGGTGCTCGCCCTGGTGAAGGAAGACGGAGCGAACCCCGAGACCCGTTCCGTGCCCGCGCCCGCCCCGGAGGGGGAGCAGCACGGACGACGGGCCGCCCACGCCCATCACCAGGCCACCCCCTGGCCCGAGGCCCGCGTCGTCGCCGAGCGAGCCGCCCGCTCCGTACCGCGCAGGGCCCCCGTCTCCGTACCCCTCGACGCCTCCCTCGGCCTCGTCCTCGCCGCCCCCCTCACCGCGCTCACGGACCTCCCCTCCTTCGACACCTCCGCGATGGACGGCTGGGCGGTCGCGGGACCCGGCCCCTGGGAGGTACGCGAGGACGGTGTGCTCGCCGGGCATGCGGAGCCGGACCCGCTCGCCGACGGCGAGGCGGTGCGGATCGCCACCGGGGCCAGAATCCCGCAGGACGTCACCGCCGTACTGCGCACTGAGCACGGGCGGACCGACGACAAGGGGCGGCTGCACGCGACCCGGGAGGTCGTGCACGGGCAGGACATCCGGCCGCGTGGCCAGGAGTGCCGCGGCGGTGACCAGTTGCTGCCGGTCGGTGCGCTGGTCACCCCCGCCGTACTGGGCCTCGCCGCGGCCGCCGGGTACGACACGCTCGTCGCCGTCCCCCGCCCGCGCGCCGAAGTCTTCGTACTCGGCGACGAGTTGCTCACCGAGGGCCTGCCTCAGGACGGGCTCATCCGGGACGCGCTCGGCCCGATGCTGCCGCCATGGCTGCGCGCGCTCGGCGCCGAGGTCGTCGCCGTGCGCAGGCTCGGCGACGACGCCAAGGCGCTGCACAAGGCGATCAGCGGCTCCGACGCCGACCTGATCGTCACCACCGGCGGCACGGCTGCGGGCCCCGTCGACCACGTCCACCCCACCCTGCGCCGCATCGGCGCCGAACTCCTCGTGGACGGCGTTCAGGTGCGCCCCGGGCACCCGATGCTGCTGGCCCGCACCAAGGAGAACCAGCACCTTGTCGGCCTGCCCGGCAATCCCCTGGCTGCCGTCTCCGGCCTGCTCACGCTCGCCGAACCCCTGGTACGCGTCCTCGCCAGACGTGCGGCCCCGGAGCCGTACGCGCTGCCTCTCAAGGACGCCGTGCACGGGCACCCGTACGACACGCGGCTCGTCCCCGTCGTGCTGCGTGCCGATGAGGCCGTGCCGCTGCACTACAACGGTCCGGCGATGCTGCGGGGTGTCGCGGCGTCCGACGCCCTCGCGGTTGTACCGCCGGGCGGCGCGCGGGCGGGTCAGGAGCTGGAACTCCTCGACGTGCCCTGGGCCACAGCCGGGATCGATGTGTGCTTCACATGA
- a CDS encoding NTP transferase domain-containing protein yields the protein MTYEPPSTPEQPGTPQPSTGPEPSGSTGPDAPFDAVVLAGGAARRLGGTDKPGVRVGGRALLDRVLAACADAATTVVVAEPRATARPVEWAREDPPGGGPLAALDAGLRHTTAEYVVVLSADLPFLDEGTVRRLLAPLRESGPGDDSAAADGVLLTDSGGREQPLVAAYRAGALRRELAALAAEHGALTGLPLRRLTTALDLTRISDSVASFDCDTWDDIAAARARIREHGHVLDEWITAVKNELGIDLDVDTGALLDLARDAAHEVARPAAPLTTFLVGYAAAQAGGGPDAVAQASRKAAALALRWADEDTPDAKSDAHAKPDAG from the coding sequence ATGACGTACGAGCCACCGAGTACGCCCGAGCAACCGGGCACGCCTCAGCCGTCGACCGGCCCCGAGCCATCGGGCAGCACCGGCCCCGATGCCCCGTTCGACGCCGTCGTGCTCGCGGGCGGCGCCGCGCGGCGGCTCGGCGGCACGGACAAGCCCGGCGTGCGCGTGGGCGGCCGGGCGCTGCTCGACCGGGTGCTGGCCGCGTGTGCCGATGCCGCTACCACGGTGGTCGTGGCCGAGCCACGGGCGACCGCACGCCCCGTCGAGTGGGCCCGCGAGGATCCGCCGGGCGGGGGCCCGCTCGCGGCGCTCGACGCCGGGCTGCGGCACACCACCGCGGAGTACGTCGTCGTGCTTTCGGCGGACCTGCCGTTCCTGGACGAGGGGACGGTACGGCGCCTGCTGGCACCCCTGCGGGAGAGCGGTCCCGGAGATGACTCGGCCGCCGCCGACGGCGTGCTGCTGACCGACTCCGGCGGTCGCGAGCAGCCCCTCGTGGCCGCGTACCGCGCGGGAGCCCTGCGCCGGGAGCTGGCCGCGCTCGCCGCCGAGCACGGCGCGCTCACGGGGCTGCCGCTGCGACGGCTCACCACAGCGCTCGACCTCACCCGCATTTCCGACTCCGTCGCGTCTTTCGACTGCGACACCTGGGACGACATCGCCGCCGCACGGGCACGTATCAGGGAGCATGGGCACGTGTTGGATGAATGGATTACCGCAGTCAAGAACGAACTTGGCATCGACCTGGACGTCGACACCGGCGCCCTGCTCGACCTGGCCCGCGACGCCGCGCACGAGGTCGCCCGCCCGGCCGCACCGCTGACCACATTCCTCGTGGGGTACGCGGCCGCACAGGCCGGCGGCGGCCCGGACGCCGTGGCTCAGGCCTCCCGCAAGGCCGCGGCGCTGGCGCTCCGCTGGGCCGACGAGGACACCCCTGACGCGAAGTCGGACGCCCACGCGAAGCCGGACGCCGGATGA
- a CDS encoding dihydrolipoamide acetyltransferase family protein: protein MAQVLEFKLPDLGEGLTEAEIVRWLVEVGDVVAVDQPVVEVETAKAMVEVPCPYGGVVTARFGEEGAELPVGAPLLTVAVGESASDEGDAGDEASGNVLVGYGTGAPPARRRRVRPPAGTAAGGRRAPGTSAGPESSAGAGAPAGRPERGRRGHAPAALSGTEGRPVAADRGQPVSGRRGDEVVNGGAAVRGDGPVPVISPLVRRLARENGVDLRELEGSGPDGLILRADVEYALRAAAAGRQRTPASAEPFQTPASVEPFPAPAVGDALGTAVSAPSPQPAAPGAASSYATRPSAAPSAAPGISRGAAPHGLRVPLRGVRGAVADKLSRSRREIPDATCWVDADATELMHARVAMNAAGGPKISLLALLARICTAALARFPELNSTVDMEAREVVQLDHVHLGFAAQTERGLVVPVVRDAHARDAEGLSAEFARLTEAARTGTLTPAELTGGTFTLNNYGVFGVDGSTPIINHPEAAMLGVGRIVPKPWVHEGELAVRQVVQLSLTFDHRVCDGGTAGGFLRYVADCVEHPAVLLRTL from the coding sequence ATGGCCCAAGTGCTGGAGTTCAAGCTCCCCGACCTCGGGGAGGGGCTCACCGAGGCGGAGATCGTCCGCTGGCTGGTGGAGGTCGGTGACGTCGTCGCCGTCGACCAGCCCGTCGTCGAGGTCGAGACGGCCAAGGCGATGGTCGAGGTCCCCTGCCCCTACGGGGGCGTGGTCACCGCCCGCTTCGGCGAGGAGGGCGCAGAACTGCCCGTGGGGGCACCTCTGTTGACGGTCGCGGTGGGCGAGTCGGCCTCCGACGAGGGCGACGCGGGCGACGAGGCGTCCGGAAACGTCCTGGTGGGGTACGGCACGGGTGCGCCTCCGGCGCGGCGCAGGAGGGTACGGCCACCGGCCGGGACCGCCGCTGGTGGACGGCGGGCGCCCGGCACCTCGGCAGGCCCGGAGTCTTCGGCGGGCGCGGGCGCCCCGGCCGGGCGGCCTGAACGGGGACGGCGCGGGCACGCTCCCGCCGCGTTGTCCGGCACCGAGGGCCGTCCGGTCGCCGCTGACCGGGGCCAACCGGTCAGTGGCCGGCGTGGCGACGAGGTGGTGAACGGCGGAGCCGCAGTGCGCGGTGACGGGCCCGTACCGGTCATTTCGCCGCTCGTGCGGCGTCTCGCCCGGGAGAACGGCGTGGATCTGCGGGAGTTGGAGGGCTCGGGGCCCGACGGGCTGATCCTGCGGGCGGACGTCGAGTACGCGTTGCGCGCGGCGGCAGCCGGCCGGCAGCGGACGCCGGCTTCGGCGGAGCCCTTCCAGACCCCTGCTTCCGTGGAGCCCTTCCCGGCCCCTGCGGTCGGGGACGCGCTGGGCACGGCGGTTTCCGCTCCCTCGCCCCAGCCCGCGGCGCCGGGCGCCGCGTCTTCGTACGCGACGCGACCGTCCGCCGCCCCCTCCGCCGCACCCGGGATCTCTCGGGGCGCCGCCCCGCACGGCCTCCGCGTTCCGCTCCGGGGCGTCCGCGGTGCCGTCGCCGACAAGCTCTCCCGCAGCCGTCGTGAGATACCCGACGCGACCTGCTGGGTTGATGCCGACGCGACGGAGCTCATGCACGCGCGCGTGGCGATGAACGCGGCGGGAGGGCCGAAGATCTCGCTGCTCGCTCTGCTGGCCCGGATCTGCACCGCCGCGCTGGCGCGGTTCCCCGAGCTGAACTCGACCGTCGACATGGAGGCCCGCGAGGTCGTCCAGCTCGACCACGTACACCTGGGCTTCGCGGCGCAGACCGAGCGGGGGCTCGTCGTCCCCGTCGTACGGGACGCTCACGCGCGGGACGCGGAGGGGCTGAGCGCGGAGTTCGCCCGGCTGACGGAGGCGGCGCGCACCGGGACGCTGACCCCTGCGGAACTCACGGGCGGCACCTTCACGTTGAACAACTACGGGGTGTTCGGCGTCGACGGATCCACGCCGATCATCAACCACCCCGAGGCGGCCATGCTCGGTGTCGGCCGCATAGTCCCCAAGCCCTGGGTGCACGAGGGTGAGCTGGCGGTGCGGCAGGTCGTCCAGCTCTCGCTCACCTTCGACCACCGGGTGTGCGACGGCGGCACGGCGGGCGGCTTCCTGCGCTACGTGGCGGACTGCGTGGAACACCCGGCGGTGCTGTTGCGGACGCTGTAG
- a CDS encoding alpha-ketoacid dehydrogenase subunit beta, translating to MTTVAVKPATMAQALTRALRDAMAADPAVHVMGEDVGTLGGVFRVTDGLAKEFGEDRCTDTPLAEAGILGTAVGMAMYGLRPVVEMQFDAFAYPAFEQLISHVARMRNRTRGAMPLPITIRVPYGGGIGGVEHHSDSSEAYYMATPGLHVVTPATVADAYGLLRAAIASDDPVVFLEPKRLYWSKDSWNPDEPTAVEPIGRAVVRRSGRSATLITYGPSVPVCLEAAEAARAEGWDLEVVDLRSLVPFDDETVSASVRRTGRAVVVHESGGFGGPGGEIAARVTERCFHYLEAPVLRVAGFDIPYPPPMLERHHLPGVDRILDAVGRLQWEADS from the coding sequence ATGACCACCGTTGCCGTCAAGCCTGCCACCATGGCGCAGGCCCTCACGCGCGCGTTGCGGGACGCCATGGCCGCCGACCCCGCCGTGCACGTCATGGGCGAGGACGTCGGCACCCTCGGCGGCGTCTTCCGGGTCACGGACGGGCTCGCCAAGGAGTTCGGCGAGGACCGCTGTACGGACACGCCGCTGGCCGAGGCGGGCATCCTCGGGACGGCGGTCGGCATGGCCATGTACGGCCTCAGGCCGGTCGTGGAGATGCAGTTCGACGCGTTCGCGTACCCCGCTTTCGAGCAGCTGATCAGCCACGTCGCGCGGATGCGCAACCGCACGCGCGGCGCCATGCCGCTCCCCATCACGATCCGTGTCCCGTACGGCGGCGGCATCGGCGGCGTCGAGCACCACAGCGACTCCTCCGAGGCGTACTACATGGCGACTCCGGGGCTCCATGTCGTCACGCCCGCCACGGTCGCCGACGCCTACGGACTGCTGCGCGCCGCCATCGCCTCCGACGACCCGGTCGTCTTCCTGGAGCCCAAGCGGCTGTACTGGTCGAAGGATTCCTGGAACCCGGACGAGCCGACGGCCGTTGAACCGATAGGCCGCGCGGTGGTGCGGCGCTCCGGCCGGAGCGCCACGCTCATCACGTACGGGCCGTCCGTGCCCGTCTGCCTCGAAGCCGCCGAGGCGGCGCGGGCCGAGGGCTGGGACCTCGAAGTCGTCGATCTGCGCTCGCTCGTGCCGTTCGACGACGAGACGGTGTCGGCCTCGGTGCGGCGGACCGGGCGCGCGGTCGTCGTACATGAGTCGGGCGGATTCGGCGGCCCGGGCGGGGAGATCGCGGCCCGCGTCACCGAGCGCTGCTTCCACTACCTGGAGGCGCCGGTGCTGCGCGTGGCCGGGTTCGACATCCCGTATCCGCCGCCGATGCTGGAGCGGCACCATCTGCCCGGCGTCGACCGGATCCTGGACGCCGTGGGGCGTCTGCAGTGGGAGGCGGACAGCTGA